From Pseudomonas hefeiensis, one genomic window encodes:
- a CDS encoding helix-turn-helix domain-containing protein yields MSMGLMVAAMKLRVGNPLRKLVLIKLADNASDVGECWPSYQHIADQCEISKRSVMNHITALCEAGLLRKEIRKGGPKGNSSNVYFLTLDGGAPPAPGVVQQIHQGSAAGSSPGESPALGGSAAVAPRISNSLEPVMEPVIEPITPQATAKVVTGQVVPFVQQQPRVEIPADMPGPKDQACKTFKVWANYAMAYRKRYNAWPVWNAKTGKQMALLVDRLGADVAHHVAAHFLKTSDAAVLRKCHSLNELLANAESYHTQWVTGQRVNGTTARQMERTEANVSAAEQAAQMVLAKRQAGERNEYL; encoded by the coding sequence ATGAGCATGGGCCTTATGGTCGCCGCGATGAAACTTCGCGTCGGCAATCCTCTCCGCAAGCTGGTACTGATCAAGCTCGCAGACAACGCCAGCGATGTCGGTGAATGCTGGCCGTCCTATCAGCATATTGCTGACCAGTGCGAGATCAGCAAGCGCTCTGTCATGAACCACATCACCGCCCTGTGTGAGGCGGGACTGCTGCGTAAGGAAATCCGGAAGGGTGGCCCCAAAGGGAATTCGTCAAACGTTTACTTCCTCACCCTCGATGGTGGTGCACCTCCTGCACCAGGGGTAGTGCAGCAGATTCACCAGGGTAGTGCAGCAGGTTCATCCCCTGGTGAATCTCCTGCACTAGGGGGGAGTGCAGCAGTTGCACCCAGAATCAGTAACTCTCTTGAACCAGTCATGGAACCGGTCATTGAACCAATTACGCCCCAGGCTACCGCCAAGGTCGTGACGGGACAGGTCGTGCCATTCGTTCAACAGCAACCACGAGTCGAGATTCCCGCCGACATGCCGGGGCCGAAGGATCAGGCCTGCAAGACCTTCAAAGTCTGGGCCAACTACGCCATGGCCTACCGCAAGCGCTACAACGCCTGGCCGGTGTGGAACGCCAAGACTGGGAAGCAGATGGCGCTGCTGGTTGACCGCCTCGGCGCCGACGTTGCCCATCACGTCGCCGCCCATTTCCTGAAAACCAGCGATGCAGCAGTCCTTCGCAAATGCCACAGCCTCAACGAACTGCTGGCCAACGCCGAGAGCTACCACACCCAGTGGGTGACCGGGCAGCGCGTCAACGGTACAACCGCCCGCCAGATGGAGCGCACCGAGGCGAACGTCTCCGCTGCCGAGCAGGCTGCGCAAATGGTCTTGGCCAAGCGCCAAGCGGGGGAGCGCAATGAATACCTTTGA
- a CDS encoding Rha family transcriptional regulator translates to MSSREIANVTGKRHDNVKRDIVAMLKELKVDPLKFEGIYLDGRNREQVQYLLDREHTDCLLTGYSAPMRMKVIRRWRELEKQDGARQSVIANGTKVVGELAILECFTRLLKPAPSSQVLMLAQIAKNNGLESSFLPGYAIDAAPDAAGGSSMPTKSATALLKDNGIRYAPAAFNRALASLGFLKQLQRKDSKGEMRDFWSVTEKGLQYGKNLTSPQSPRETQPHWYVDRFLELAAKVGKA, encoded by the coding sequence ATGTCCTCCCGTGAAATCGCCAACGTCACCGGTAAGCGCCACGACAACGTGAAGCGCGACATCGTTGCGATGCTGAAAGAGCTGAAAGTCGATCCCCTCAAATTTGAGGGCATCTATCTGGACGGCCGCAACCGTGAGCAGGTCCAGTACCTGCTCGACCGCGAACACACCGACTGCTTGCTCACCGGATACAGCGCGCCAATGCGGATGAAGGTGATTCGCCGCTGGCGCGAACTGGAAAAGCAAGACGGTGCCCGCCAGTCCGTGATCGCCAACGGCACAAAGGTGGTGGGTGAGCTGGCAATCTTGGAATGTTTCACGCGTCTACTGAAGCCCGCGCCTTCTAGCCAGGTGCTGATGCTTGCCCAAATTGCCAAGAACAATGGCCTGGAGTCGAGCTTCCTGCCTGGCTACGCAATCGACGCCGCGCCAGATGCTGCCGGCGGCTCCTCGATGCCCACCAAGTCGGCCACGGCGTTGCTGAAGGACAATGGCATCCGTTACGCGCCGGCGGCTTTCAACCGCGCCCTGGCTTCTCTCGGATTTCTCAAGCAACTCCAGCGCAAAGACTCCAAAGGTGAGATGCGTGACTTCTGGTCCGTGACTGAAAAGGGACTGCAGTACGGCAAGAACCTCACCAGCCCCCAATCCCCACGCGAGACGCAGCCTCACTGGTACGTCGATCGTTTCCTTGAATTGGCCGCAAAGGTCGGGAAGGCTTGA